The following are from one region of the Methanofollis sp. genome:
- the arcC gene encoding carbamate kinase, giving the protein MKVVAALGGNAIVRYREEGTAEEQLGHIDAAVAPLAALVAAGHQVLVTHGNGPQVGDILLQNECAKDAVPRMPLDVCGAESQGMIGYMVQQCMANRLSAAGLDLPVATVLTRTLVERSDPAFARPSKAIGPYYTAPEARALGASERWTMREEEGRGWRRVVPSPAPREVLEVRAIRSLFESGAVVIAGGGGGVPVVREGDGRLAGVEAVVDKDLAAERIAAGIDADLLLMLTDVRGAYRRFGTAEEELIPVMDAAEAKRLLAAGEFAEGSMAPKVEAAVRFVRGGGQSAVIAHLDDAEKAVRGRAGTRITA; this is encoded by the coding sequence ATGAAGGTGGTCGCGGCGCTCGGCGGCAACGCCATCGTCAGGTACAGGGAGGAGGGGACCGCGGAGGAGCAACTCGGCCACATCGACGCGGCCGTGGCCCCTCTTGCCGCCCTGGTCGCCGCCGGCCACCAGGTCCTGGTCACCCACGGCAACGGCCCGCAGGTCGGCGACATCCTCCTCCAGAACGAGTGCGCGAAGGACGCGGTGCCGCGGATGCCCCTCGACGTCTGCGGCGCCGAGAGCCAGGGCATGATCGGCTACATGGTCCAGCAGTGCATGGCAAACCGGCTTTCTGCGGCCGGTCTCGACCTGCCGGTCGCGACCGTCCTGACCCGGACCCTGGTGGAGAGGTCTGACCCGGCATTTGCCCGCCCGTCCAAGGCGATCGGCCCCTATTATACGGCGCCGGAGGCGCGGGCCCTCGGTGCGTCCGAGAGGTGGACGATGCGGGAGGAAGAGGGGCGTGGCTGGCGGCGCGTGGTCCCTTCCCCCGCGCCCCGCGAGGTCCTTGAGGTCCGGGCGATCAGGTCGCTCTTCGAGAGCGGCGCCGTCGTGATCGCGGGCGGCGGCGGGGGCGTGCCCGTGGTCAGGGAGGGTGACGGCCGTCTCGCGGGCGTCGAGGCGGTCGTCGACAAGGACCTTGCCGCGGAGAGGATTGCCGCGGGCATCGACGCCGACCTCCTCCTCATGCTCACAGACGTGAGGGGGGCGTACCGCCGCTTCGGGACGGCCGAAGAGGAATTGATCCCCGTGATGGACGCTGCGGAGGCAAAACGTCTCCTCGCCGCCGGGGAGTTTGCGGAGGGGTCGATGGCGCCGAAGGTCGAGGCGGCCGTCAGGTTTGTCCGCGGCGGCGGTCAGTCGGCCGTCATCGCACATCTCGACGATGCGGAGAAGGCCGTCAGGGGCCGTGCCGGGACGCGTATCACCGCCTGA